From the genome of Flavobacterium ovatum, one region includes:
- a CDS encoding class I SAM-dependent methyltransferase has product MNTSILAPKIQHFINQNIGVSLSKLALQKNPFPEIEWIDILKQMEAKSKAKDKLPTWFQTKDILYPTKISVEQTSSEKTAYYKSSLISGESLIDLTGGYGVDDFYFAKKIKKVVHCEINEELSNLVKHNLEQLKVSNIQCYIGDSRETLIDLHQKWDWIYIDPSRRNDAKGKVFMLQDCLPNVPENLDFYFTHSDKILIKTAPLLDISSALSELKNVKTIHIIALENEVKELLWEIHKDYQGDISIKTVNLIKDKTETFEFILGENTNSPLFGTPKKYIYEPNSAVMKSGGFDEVALHFNLEKLHKHSHLYTSEERIDFPGRVFEIHKIIPYNKGELKATLENTKANITTRNFPETVENIRKKWKIKDGGDTYCFFTTIENNDKIVLICNKTQ; this is encoded by the coding sequence TTGAATACCTCTATTTTAGCACCTAAAATTCAGCATTTTATAAACCAAAACATTGGTGTTTCTTTGTCTAAATTAGCGTTGCAAAAGAATCCATTTCCAGAAATAGAATGGATTGACATTTTAAAACAAATGGAAGCAAAATCAAAAGCTAAGGACAAATTACCAACTTGGTTTCAAACGAAAGACATCCTCTACCCTACTAAAATTTCGGTAGAGCAAACATCCTCTGAAAAGACAGCGTATTACAAATCGAGTTTAATATCCGGAGAAAGTCTCATCGATTTGACTGGAGGTTATGGCGTTGATGATTTTTATTTTGCTAAAAAAATAAAAAAAGTAGTTCATTGTGAAATCAATGAAGAACTTTCAAACCTTGTCAAACACAATTTGGAGCAACTAAAGGTTTCAAACATTCAATGTTATATAGGAGATAGTAGAGAAACATTGATAGATCTCCACCAAAAATGGGATTGGATATACATTGATCCTTCGAGACGAAATGATGCCAAAGGCAAAGTTTTTATGCTTCAAGATTGTTTACCGAATGTTCCTGAAAACTTGGATTTTTATTTCACCCATTCTGACAAAATCCTGATTAAAACAGCACCTTTGCTAGACATAAGCTCAGCTTTATCCGAATTAAAAAATGTAAAAACTATTCATATTATTGCATTGGAGAATGAGGTAAAAGAATTGTTGTGGGAAATACATAAAGACTACCAAGGCGATATTTCTATAAAAACGGTTAATCTCATCAAAGATAAAACAGAAACGTTTGAATTTATTTTGGGAGAAAATACAAATTCACCTCTTTTTGGAACTCCAAAAAAATATATTTATGAGCCTAACAGTGCTGTCATGAAATCAGGTGGATTTGATGAAGTCGCATTGCATTTTAATTTAGAAAAACTTCACAAGCACTCCCATTTATATACTTCAGAAGAACGCATTGACTTCCCGGGTCGTGTATTTGAGATCCATAAAATCATACCTTATAACAAAGGAGAACTAAAAGCGACATTAGAAAACACCAAAGCCAATATTACCACCCGAAATTTTCCAGAAACGGTAGAGAATATTCGGAAGAAATGGAAAATAAAAGATGGAGGAGATACCTATTGTTTTTTTACAACCATTGAAAATAACGATAAAATAGTTTTAATTTGCAACAAAACACAATAA
- a CDS encoding response regulator produces the protein MFTKVLIADDIDFNDVGAAQILNELEVLEVQYAKYCDEALLKIKKAHQDNNPFQLLISDLSFKADHQVNKLNSGEELIQAVKELFPEIKIIAFSIEDRPHKIKGLFDDLNIDGYVLKGRNTIYDLKVAVQKTFNNEPDNISPELLYLMQDKTTSEINQYDIVLLKKLSLGISQEGMEAVLKQEGITPNSKSSIEKHINKLKIYFKANNATHLVAIAKDLGVI, from the coding sequence ATGTTTACAAAAGTTTTAATTGCAGATGATATTGATTTCAATGATGTAGGTGCCGCCCAAATTCTAAACGAATTAGAGGTACTCGAAGTACAATATGCCAAATATTGTGACGAAGCCTTGCTGAAAATAAAAAAAGCACATCAAGATAATAATCCGTTTCAATTGCTCATCTCCGATTTGTCTTTCAAGGCAGATCATCAAGTCAACAAACTAAACTCAGGTGAGGAATTGATTCAAGCAGTCAAAGAACTCTTTCCAGAGATTAAAATAATTGCATTTTCTATCGAAGATCGTCCACATAAAATAAAAGGACTTTTTGATGATCTCAATATCGATGGCTATGTACTAAAAGGTCGCAATACTATTTATGATCTTAAAGTAGCAGTTCAAAAAACTTTTAACAATGAACCCGATAACATTTCGCCTGAATTGTTATACCTCATGCAAGACAAAACCACCAGCGAAATCAACCAATACGATATTGTACTCCTCAAAAAACTCTCTTTGGGCATCAGCCAAGAAGGTATGGAAGCCGTTTTAAAACAAGAAGGCATCACTCCAAATAGCAAGAGCTCCATCGAGAAACACATCAATAAACTCAAAATATACTTTAAGGCCAACAACGCCACCCATCTAGTAGCCATTGCCAAAGATTTAGGCGTCATATAA
- a CDS encoding HTH domain-containing protein: MDIRIIIRIHNCIKSSLTGTPGELSQRLEVSERTLYNYISFMKNDLKAPIQFCKIKRTYEYKGECYLKFEHK, from the coding sequence ATGGATATTAGAATCATTATAAGAATACACAATTGCATAAAGAGCAGTTTAACTGGTACTCCTGGTGAACTTAGTCAAAGACTGGAAGTTTCTGAGCGCACTTTATACAATTATATTTCTTTTATGAAGAACGACTTAAAAGCACCTATACAATTTTGTAAGATTAAAAGAACCTATGAGTATAAAGGAGAGTGTTATTTAAAATTTGAGCATAAATAA
- a CDS encoding DUF6565 domain-containing protein — protein sequence MLFILSLSSCQSFKKDNFLNSFESFVNDVELNSKNYNKKEWADSDKEYYAYVEIKYPEFRETMTDAEINTTNVLIGKYQALKIKSEILNIKQGLNDILDQASSFANEIVSDTTSNNK from the coding sequence TTGCTTTTTATTTTAAGCCTTTCATCATGTCAATCTTTCAAGAAAGATAATTTTTTGAACAGCTTTGAATCATTTGTTAACGATGTTGAATTGAATAGTAAAAATTACAATAAAAAAGAATGGGCAGATTCAGATAAAGAATATTATGCTTATGTCGAAATAAAATATCCTGAATTTAGAGAGACCATGACTGATGCGGAAATAAATACGACAAATGTATTAATAGGGAAATATCAGGCGCTAAAAATCAAATCAGAGATATTGAATATTAAACAAGGTTTAAATGATATTTTGGATCAAGCATCATCTTTTGCAAATGAAATCGTATCTGACACAACTTCAAATAATAAATAA